In the genome of Planococcus donghaensis, the window GCTCCGGTGCTAGAAGAATTAGATGCTGAAATGAGCGATAAAGTTAAAATCGTAAAAGTTGATGTCGATCAAAACCAAGAAACAGCTGGAAACTATGGCATTATGTCAATTCCAACTTTACTATTGATGAAAGACGGAGAAACAGTTGATAAAGTAGTTGGTTTCCGACCAAAAGAAGCATTAGCTGAATTGGTTGAAAAACACGCATAATTCTTAACCGGGTCCAGTGATGGTGCCCGGTTTTTTAATAGGGTGATAAACATGGCAAACGAATTGATTCGACATAAATTGGCAATATTGCCTGACCAGCCCGGCTGTTACTTGATGAAAGATCGACAAGATACAGTCATATACGTCGGGAAAGCTAAGGTTTTGAAAAATCGTGTTCGCTCATATTTTACGGGCAGTCACGATACGAAAACGCAGCGCTTGGTTAACGAAATTGTAGATTTTGAATACATTATTACGTCTTCTGATAAAGAGGCGTTGATTCTAGAATTGAATTTGATCAAGAAATACGATCCGAAATACAATATTATGTTAAAAGATGATAAAAGCTATCCGTATTTAAAAATTACGGGAGAACGTCATCCAAAACTGATTACAACAAGACAAGTGAAAAAAGACAAAGGCAAATACTTTGGTCCTTACCCCAATGCTTATGCAGCGGCAGAAACTAAAAAGTTATTAGACCGTTTATATCCATTGCGCAAATGCCATACAATGCCAGACCGCGTATGCTTGTATTACCATTTGGGCCAGTGTTTAGCACCTTGTGTAAAACCGATTGAAAAAGAGACTTACCAAGAATTGATCGATGGAATTACAAAATTCTTGAATGGTGGATTCCGTGAAGTAAAAGAGCAATTGGTCGAAAAAATGTCTGAAGCAGCAGAAAACCTGGAATTTGAACGTGCGAAAGAATACCGTGATCAAATCAATATGATTGAAACCGTTATGGAAAAGCAAAAAATGGCGATGAACGATTTTACCAATCGCGATGTATTTGCATATGCTGTTGATAAAGGCTGGATGTGTGTACAAGTCTTTTTTGTGCGGCAAGGGAAATTGATCGAACGAGATGTCTCACTATTTCCGCTTTATAGAGATCCCGAAGAAGAGTTTTTGACTTTTCTTGGTCAATTTTACGAAAAAGCCAATCACGTAAAGCCAAGTGAAATCTTAATTCCAGAAGCGGATGATCCGGACATGTTGAAAGAATGGCTTGGTGTTCGCGTACTTGTGCCGCAGCGTGGTAAGAAAAAAGAATTAGTGGCATTAGCGAAAAAAAATGCAGAAGTAGCAATCAAAGAGAAGTTCCAGTTGTTAGAGCGCCAAGAAGAACGGACAATTGGTGCATGTGTAGATTTAGGAGAAGCAATGAATATCGAAACGCCATTACGTATTGAAGCTTTTGATAACTCGCACATTCAAGGTGCAGATGCTGTTTCCGCAATGATTACGTTTATTGACGGGAAACCATCTAAAAAAGACTACCGTAAATACAAAACACGAAACGCATCAAAACCGGATGATTATGCAGCAATGCGTGAAGTGATTCGTCGACGCTATTCACGTGTTTTAAAAGATGGTTTACCTTTACCAGATTTGATCGTTATCGATGGTGGGAAAGGACAAATGGAGTCGGCGCGTGAAATTTTAGAAGATGAACTTGGTTTGTCGATTCCTATTGCGGGACTTGCAAAAGACACCAAGCACCAAACTTCACAATTATTATACGGTTCACCAGCTGAAATTGTACCGCTTAAACGAACGAGTGAAGCTTTTTATTTGTTGCAACGAATACAAGACGAAGTTCACCGATTTGTTATTACGTTTCATCGTCAATTGCGTGGTAAGAATTCAATACAATCCGCACTAGACGGTCTGCAAGGCGTAGGGCCGAAACGGAAACAGCAATTGCTAAAGCATTTTGGATCTGTCAAAAAAATTAAAGAAGCATCTGTAGAGGAAATTAAAGAAGCGGGAATGCCGGAAGCTTTGGCACAGTCCATCGAAAAGCATTTCACAGAAGATACATTGCCAAGTGAATCATAACGTGGTATTGTAGTGAATAATTAAATCACTTGGAAAAGTGATGATAGAGGCGCGGACGTCAATAGTAAGCATTCGGAGATTTGCAGAATCTGAGATGGATGGTGAAAGGGGCGATCGCCGAAGTGTGCGTTTTACTGCTATTGCGCATGCTGGTTCTGCATTTAAGAAGTGCAGGGCTGTCAGAGTCAATCTCTGGAGGGCTATCTCACATGGACGTTTTTCGTACATGATAAAAGAGGTAGTTTGCCGCGTATGCGGTGGGCTGCCTTTTTTCGTGTCTAGTTGAAAAATCACTAGTCATTTTGAGGGCCACATACTAAATGTGGGAGTGGATAGAATGGAAACAATTGTTATGAAATTTGGTGGAACATCTGTTGCGACACCGGAAAAAATTATTGGTGTGGCGAAAAGAGCAATTCGTGAAAAAGAAAAAGGCAAACGCGTTGTCATTGTTGTTTCGGCGATGGGCAAAACAACCGATACATTACTCGGGTTAGCTGGGGAAATTTCATCAAATCCGCCAAAGCGTGAGATGGATATGTTATTAGCCACAGGAGAGCAAGTAACGATTTCTTTATTGGCGATGGCTTTTAAAAAATTGGGTCATGAAGCTTTATCATTTACCGGTTGGCAAGCTGGAATCGAAACCGAATCGGTTCCGCGCAACGCACGCATCGAACAGATTCATACAGAACGCCTTGAACGTGTATTGGATAAAGGCTATTTTTGTGTAGTGGCTGGTTTCCAAGGCGTAGACAAAATCGGCAATATTACCACACTTGGTAGAGGTGGATCAGATACGACAGCAGTAGCGCTTGCAGCTG includes:
- the trxA gene encoding thioredoxin, with product MAIVHGTDQNFSQEVSEGLVLVDFWATWCGPCKMIAPVLEELDAEMSDKVKIVKVDVDQNQETAGNYGIMSIPTLLLMKDGETVDKVVGFRPKEALAELVEKHA
- the uvrC gene encoding excinuclease ABC subunit UvrC is translated as MANELIRHKLAILPDQPGCYLMKDRQDTVIYVGKAKVLKNRVRSYFTGSHDTKTQRLVNEIVDFEYIITSSDKEALILELNLIKKYDPKYNIMLKDDKSYPYLKITGERHPKLITTRQVKKDKGKYFGPYPNAYAAAETKKLLDRLYPLRKCHTMPDRVCLYYHLGQCLAPCVKPIEKETYQELIDGITKFLNGGFREVKEQLVEKMSEAAENLEFERAKEYRDQINMIETVMEKQKMAMNDFTNRDVFAYAVDKGWMCVQVFFVRQGKLIERDVSLFPLYRDPEEEFLTFLGQFYEKANHVKPSEILIPEADDPDMLKEWLGVRVLVPQRGKKKELVALAKKNAEVAIKEKFQLLERQEERTIGACVDLGEAMNIETPLRIEAFDNSHIQGADAVSAMITFIDGKPSKKDYRKYKTRNASKPDDYAAMREVIRRRYSRVLKDGLPLPDLIVIDGGKGQMESAREILEDELGLSIPIAGLAKDTKHQTSQLLYGSPAEIVPLKRTSEAFYLLQRIQDEVHRFVITFHRQLRGKNSIQSALDGLQGVGPKRKQQLLKHFGSVKKIKEASVEEIKEAGMPEALAQSIEKHFTEDTLPSES